Sequence from the Paramisgurnus dabryanus chromosome 3, PD_genome_1.1, whole genome shotgun sequence genome:
AATACAatttatgggtcaaaattatctatatattttgtacattttgtatttattgtGTTGCTAAAGACTTCATACGGAcgactttaaaggtgcagtgtgtaatttttaaaaggatctcttgacagaaatgcaacataatatacaaaactatattatcatgggtgtataaagaccttttttaaTGAaccgttatttttttattaccttagaatgaaacGTTTTTATATACATCCAGAGGGTCCCCATACacggaagtcaccattttgtgtcaccatgtttctacagaagcccttaatggacaaactttttttactaagttgtctccgaagatgacatgtttgtccggtggtggctaccgtagcttctctatgcatttcaaaagcgaggggtgagcagtggactgagccattggttgcaattcgcaaccacaccactagatgccgctaaaatttacacactgcacctttaaaggcaattttctcaatattttgatttcaGATTTCTcgaccaaatattgtcctatcctaacaaaccaaacATCaatgaaagcttatttattcagctttcagataatGTATTCAtctcaattttaaaacattgacccttatgagtggttttgtggtccagggtcacctatttgtttgtaaaagtgtgcttgtaatttttttttttttttaaaacacaacttagtCAAATCTAATAAAATggcatttatacattttaacatGTTGCCTACTCATTAGGTCCAATGTAACCTTTTGACTTcctaaactaaaatatatgaaaacatttaatttcAGGACATGCAAAGCAGAGGACCTACAGAAATCCACAAGTGGACTGCTATAACAGCTTTAGGTGAAAGTCATTCATTCATctatatgtttattaaaacacaGACAAAATTGTGTTTAACATTGAGTATTTGTTTGCGGTGTTTGCGTGTGTTGCTATCACAGGCATTCAACAGATTGTTTGCAGAACATAAATATTAACAAGAAAGGTAAAATACCACTATTAAATATTGATATAACTCAAATTAAAATGTGCATGTcattatttattgtatttatttcttttattttttgataGATGACACACAGTCTTATGAGAATGTAGAGGCGGCCATATACACCAATCAGGATAAAGTCACATATTATGTTTCTGCAGACCAAGGTACAATCCTGTGCATGTTTATAAGGCTCGGTTATTGTTTTATTGTCtttgaataaaaatgttttattggttttagattACCTCACCCCTGATGAAATGAAGGAGGGAGTGGGGACGCATCAGGATACCTTACAATTGCCTCAAAATCTGACAGATACTGGTAAGGATAGACACAAAAAATTGTATACTCACAATCGTACACACTGTATTATGACAAATTGTAAGGCACTgcaaaagaaattaaaaaatgaaagtgaTACAAGagacattaaaccaaagcaaatCTCTCAAATTTCTGCACCTGTTTCTTCTCTTGAAGACGGGGAATCTTATGAGAACATGGCGAGCTTGTACGCTGAACCTCGCAAATGTTCACAGCGGCACCCAACTGAGCAAGAAGAGGGTAAGGCATGCACCCTAATAGAGACACACGCACTAATGTGAACGGTATACAatgttatgtttatttatttccttTAAATATTTCTCCTGGCATAGACTATATCAATCCTGATGATGACGGACATCAGAACCTCACTCATACAGACACAGGTCAGTGTTTCAATATGTGCTATACTCAAAGCCCCTGTtaacacctggtattaagatgtgttttttattaagtggacgagagagacacatgtCTGTTCACACCTGGtgttttaatccgtctcttatgtccactttcgaccgcttctgtcctgattacttggAGTGGATGGTCTGTGGGGGGAATGACGTGTTTGAATTGACGCACACTAATAAGTGTTGTCAATTCAGCTGCTTCTGTTGTTACTCATGTGgcaaaaaatatcattttaaaaatatacaaaaatggccaaaaatatatgtattgCAATTctttttgaaatatgtttacaaaaatttactttaaaccATATATTTTATGGCCATTTttgaatattttgaaatatatatatatatatatatatatatatatatatatatatatatatatatatattagatataTATTCACcttgcattggaagaaaaactttgtatgttacaaacctgtaaacataacgggatggtttcccagacaggggtTATTTTAGTTCCAGACTTAAGTGCATGTTtgaactgctttaatttaaaGACACCATGTCctgtttaattttaacatatcGGTGACATTGTTTTGCCTTAAGCTGCACACCTGTAgggttttttgtaaggtatgtttgtaaaaacttcttaaattacCTAATATAtgaataaggcctagtcctgaattaacctaaaccctgtccgggaaaccaccccttacaggtttgaaaaggttaaaattagggatgcaccgataggatttttttggaccgatacagatttaaacagacaacttctgtccgataccgatattaaacacttgtatacaatactatacagttggtctattagctagtttatttctgcatcaaattatttttactaaacatggattggatctaattaacattcaactgaccaacataataagagaggcacaaattaagctaaaacaaatataataagacagcatgacaaccttcaaaggtggtttttgatattcggcatttattttattaacaacattaactcattttttacatataatggatttctttatgcagttaattaataaacaatcggtatcggcctttctcgtgctattgccgatatgctgATGGTTTCAAACTCATAAAAAAACGGCCGAttaatatcggcggccgatacattggtgcatcactagttaaattgaatatatttttaactacaaaaatatttatatcattttatatgtacttaaacattttatacttatacaatttttttgccaggaataatatatttttgtatgggttgtaaaatttgaaatatatttgttGCCCctcaaatgcattttaaaatatacagtgTGCAAaggtcttaggccaccaccaccagacttgttgttttagaagttttaatgtccatccatatttatttttcaatctgttttattaagatacaaacaaaaatgcaggaaatatgaacaaaaaaataaattcaggactaaatgtcttctttaggcatcatcggcgtttagtgtgacctctcttggcactaaacacatcttgagcgtttttgagcagaatgaagtaaaattaggatttcattttatttaggtttaagagatcctgcagtttaccctaaaaacttgacacatcagtttacatttatattcagtttttaatactacatataacatttcctgtattttctggatgtattctattaaagagaaagagaaactaTTTTATATGAttactataacattgcaaaaaaatctaattctggcctggtggcctaagacttttgcacagtactgtatgttaatatattaaggttaaaactaaatatattttttataaaaaaaattaattaagctttactttctaaaatatgtataaaaatattattttataaaaaagtcaataaattttaaataaattataaataagtaaacaaaaatattatattataacatAACATTATAACATATTTTGGGCAAAGaatttttttgtcttataaGAGGTGGAGAGCAGCCACTTTAGTTATATCAATAAAAGCTTAAAGACTGAATGCTGAGGGTTCACGCTAGAAGTCAGGTCAgatgtaaaaacattgtgttcggtaacatttaataaatatgCAGAGGTATGCAGTTTTTTTGGCTGTTCGATCTACAGcacaaaagcaatccggtcGAATGTGTATTTGACTACCTTTGAATGTGGTCGAGCTCAAAACACCCTCTGTATTCGGCGTTGTCTACTTGTGATCAGATTGACCAAAAGGCATCATaacaccaggtgtaaacagcctctatgtTTTAAATTTGCTCAATCTGTCCCTTTAAAGACTTTACAGGAGCACTTTAAGAGTAGTATGTTAACattgaaataaaatgttgtttattttattcagAATCATATGAAATGATGGCGGATTCAACCTGTCAGTATGACAACACAGACggtgagtgtgtttgtgttaaaaatgatgTGTGTTTTGATGTGtcatttatttgtgtgtatATGCGTGTTTCAGATTCATATGAACAGATGAACGGAATCCCTTTCCAGTAAGAGACGTCACGGACTGATGAAAATAAATGATACTGAAATGAAATAAACTCTGAGTTGGACACAGTATTATTTTATATCTGATTATTTGAGAGAGTGAAAGATAATGATTAAGATCAAGTGTGAGGGCCAGAGAGAGAGACTCTAAATCATATTGTGCCTTATTCATAAGTGAACTTTAGAGAAATGTTTTAATCCCATCAAGAATGTGTTAGATTAAACACAATAAACCTGAAGCTGCTTACTGTTGATAACACCATGTGGGTGGGGAAAACCAGTTCAGGTATAAATAattaacttcttacaccctgaagctattttggggattttcgcctggatttggcctacccaatttcaaaagcatcccatacccacatgcagaggtttacatacaaaagtttggtatcattttacaggtaaccctttgaaattacataaaacactgttgaaagtgctaaacgttgtatgtgatatcagtcctctaataaacacaaaaataaataggcgctttttgatgtttttttctaaagtttttatttgaaagtatataactctggccctgggtatctcaggtccctgcagacagttttgtttgattccagctattgtcagcttacagaggagaaaggaattttttctctatcataatctatgcaaaagttattttactccaactgaagggaggaataataccctttttgtatacaatttctgcctaagaacatttgaagtgtccccattaccacatacagtggaataaatgcaatttctttatatcattttaaagaaaaccctttgaagttacataaaaagctgctgtttgtgacaaatattgttatttatgttgtttttcatatgatgaaacaccaaattttctttttaatgttgtaaatactgtctttgatagtgtataactctggttctgtgtgctctagcagactgcagacagttctggttgttaccagcagcagacagtaaacacccaaaaaaagaatgaactctttagcatgtcgcattcaaaagttattctcattttactaaagggtgtgaaaatacatttttcataaaaatattaattttttgttttgcacatataataaaaagctagggattaattatgcaaacaaccaaagaaaatgctgtgaatggactcattgtttagagtaggacctaaaataaaagatgatgtatcatttgtggctatatgtgctatctgaggcagttcacactcaagtttcacatatgtttacaaaagaccattttttaccttattattcattcgatgattgttggatatgtgttgatattagaacaaaaataacgatgtagccttattcctgagagtgagagctttcatttgatataagacttgcccatgtttgtcatttttgaaaaatatgaaatatgtgaatattatatgatatcaaaaaatattgtggggggggtgatagtgtaaattaagtgtaaataactttcttacagtataaagatatgtcaaagtgatgcatatctgcagaaagtagattctctaagctttcaaacagtatctcatatgtgttactggggtccatgacggagtatcaaagattaaaagaatattttatattaagtcaaaatacgaaattctggacccgggacagggtcctcagggttgaagaggttaaatCATAACCCACTTGTTACTATCCTCTCCTACATTATGAAaattttcatttatgtttttttcgtTCAAATTTTTGCAATATGATTGGTGAAAAATGTTTACTGTGTTTAAAAGTATTGATAAAAGTGATGTCTTGTTTTCCAGTACAAGTATCTCAAAACTCTTCAACCAATACACGTTTACTTGCAAAATTACAAAAGATATTAAGGCTTAAAATaggtaaaaatatctgccagtgatataagaaaaataaactggcaacactttacaataaggttgtatttgttaatgcatttaaaaaatacgacagcatttattaatcttcaAAGTTCAGgttaattttagcatttactaatacattaataaaataaaaagttgtaactgttaacatagataatgcaccatgaactaacatgtaTTCATAACTGTAATTGCAAATGTTAGTACACGCTGTTAGAAAAAAATgatcaaaatatgtaccccagctgtcactgtaCCTTAGAAAGGTcctaaaacataatttcagaTACATTACATTACCAATATGCACCTGAATCCTGAAAAACTATATTGATCATTATTAGTTTGTGTTAGCTATAAGACATTTACTTATGTTagcaaatacaaccttattgtaaagtgttaccaataaaatcttaaaaactgttttatttttcttacccctcTGACAGATACTTTTACTTGTTATAGGCataaactcattttttttttagaaaacaagacttaatattttGGGTCATTTTGCCAATCttgaaaatgcatcttgatttaagaatattaaaaaaaaaagaatatttatCCTAAAAACGAATAAACTTTAACTTCTTGTAGTgtagttttaaagggatagccaccaacatttttaaatttttctcATTATTTAATCACCCTTCTGTTGTTCCAatcctgtataaatttctttgttctgctaaacacaaatgaagatatttagaaaaattgtaataaccaaacagatctggggcaccattcattTCCATGGGATAATTTTTTCCTACAATGGCAGTCAGTGGTGGCTTAGATCTGCTCGCTTATAAagttcttcaaaatatcttaatttgtatttagcagaacaaagaaaatttatacaagtttggaacaacatgagggtgagtaaatgatgacaaaaatcTTTTTGTTTTTGTGCCTATTCCTTTAAGAGTTGTAACAGGCAGCTATTCTGTGTAGCCAAAAACTATATACTTTATACacaactatatttttaagtcatTAAAATGTGTCATACTGCAAATAATTACAATAAAACATTCAGCACAATTGTTTAGCGACAATGCAAATTCAACAAACTGGCTTATTATGTGATTTACTTCATCCAAAACTTTATGTTTCACTTAGTCTTGGAAATTTTATACATGGAGATTCAAAGTCATTATTATACTACTACATAGATTATTATTACTTGACAACTTCATGTCACGCCACATGACTATGTAACCAATCTGCGAAGAAagtgaaacaaaaaagaaacattaaCTGATAACATAATCATGCatttaaatgggacatatcatgaaaatctgactttttccatgtttaggtgctataatttggtccaCAGTGCTTTTATCAAGCTGTCAAATATCAACccattaacttagttttggtaaaccattctccacaagcatgtgaaaaaataggtcattgaaatttgcctccccttgtgatgtcagaaggggataataccaccccttaatctgcattatccaagaaccacgccactgccatttactgcagagatcagctcatttgcattttaaaggacacccaaaaatggcacattttctcacacctacaaagtgacaattttaacatgttataataaattatatgatattttgagctaaacgTCACATACGTATTctgtggacaccaaagatttatttgacattaaagtcttgtgaaatgtcccctttaatt
This genomic interval carries:
- the LOC135733823 gene encoding uncharacterized protein → MNTTETSNKVTSSVGLDAKPVINNSPRTVSRPDWILYVVPALAFVIGIFLFTFICKTQRPKRHAKQRTYRNPQVDCYNSFRHSTDCLQNININKKDDTQSYENVEAAIYTNQDKVTYYVSADQDYLTPDEMKEGVGTHQDTLQLPQNLTDTDGESYENMASLYAEPRKCSQRHPTEQEEDYINPDDDGHQNLTHTDTESYEMMADSTCQYDNTDDSYEQMNGIPFQ